In Leptodesmis sichuanensis A121, the following are encoded in one genomic region:
- the aroH gene encoding chorismate mutase, whose protein sequence is MGWRVRAIRGATTVSENSVAAIREAVHELLDELEAHNRLDMEEVVSVTFSVTRDLDAIFPAAIARERPNWSNVPLLDVQQMHVEGSLPRCIRLLIHFNTPNPAIEIYHPYLRQAKNLRPDWTLAQAALTSK, encoded by the coding sequence GTGGGTTGGCGAGTTCGGGCAATTCGTGGTGCAACAACGGTATCGGAAAATTCAGTTGCAGCGATTCGGGAGGCGGTACACGAACTCCTGGACGAGCTAGAAGCCCACAATCGTCTGGATATGGAAGAAGTGGTGAGTGTTACCTTTTCTGTCACCCGCGATCTGGATGCCATTTTCCCCGCTGCGATCGCCCGCGAACGCCCCAACTGGAGCAATGTTCCTTTACTGGATGTGCAACAGATGCATGTCGAAGGCAGCTTACCCCGCTGCATCCGCCTACTGATTCACTTTAATACCCCCAATCCAGCGATCGAAATCTACCATCCCTACCTGCGCCAAGCCAAAAATCTCCGCCCAGACTGGACACTTGCTCAAGCAGCCCTCACCTCAAAGTAG
- a CDS encoding arylsulfatase, with translation MPQNDNLQRQVLPIPDQPHVGLTTYDAKDPDTQYPPIRQLRPPKGAPNVLVILLDDVGFGASSAFGGPCQTPNFEKLAANGLKYNRFHTTGLCSPTRQALLTGRNHHTVGMGGITEIATSAPGYNSILPNTCSPLARTLKLNGYSTAQFGKCHEVPVWETSPMGPFDAWPTGGGGFEYFYGFIGGETNQYYPALYEGTTPVEPEKTPEQGYHFTEDMTNKAIKWVSQQKALMPDKPFFIYFAPGATHAPHHVPKEWADKYKGQFDQGWDNLREQTFARQKQLGVIPQNCQLTDRHPQIPAWDTISPEMKPILARQMEIYAGFLEHTDHHIGRLIDALENLEILDDTLIYVIIGDNGASAEGSLQGCFNEMAPLTGFANLETAEFLTERLDQFGGPEAYNHYAVGWAHAMGTPYQWTKQVASHWGGTRNGLIVHWPRGIQAKGTIRTQFHHVIDVAPTILEVAGLPEPTFVNGVQQRPIEGVSMAYSFNDASAAERRQTQYFEMLGNRGIYHKGWTAVTRHRTPWETGMVKLPAFDDNVWELYDTNTDWTQSKDLAKEHPQKLHELQRLWLIEATKYNVLPLDDRFAERANPEIAGRPQLIKGTRQILFGGMGRLSESSIVNFKNKSHAVTAEVVVPESGAEGVIVAQGGLTGGWSLYTKGGKPKYCYNFYGVDRYTIEGTIPIPPGTHQVRMEFAYDGGGLAKGGTVTLYVDGQKAGEGRVDRTEPIVFSADETCDVGFEAGSPVTYDYPTPGGKFSGDVNWVQIDVDKDAEDSDHLISPEERLRVAMAIQ, from the coding sequence ATGCCTCAAAACGATAATCTTCAACGTCAAGTTTTGCCCATTCCCGACCAGCCCCATGTCGGGCTAACTACCTACGATGCCAAAGATCCCGACACTCAGTATCCACCCATTCGACAATTGCGCCCCCCCAAAGGTGCTCCCAACGTCCTTGTGATTCTGTTAGATGATGTGGGGTTTGGGGCATCCAGTGCCTTTGGTGGCCCCTGTCAGACGCCCAACTTTGAGAAATTGGCGGCCAACGGCCTGAAATACAATCGGTTTCACACCACGGGGCTCTGCTCCCCCACCCGGCAAGCGCTTCTGACCGGACGCAATCACCACACCGTTGGCATGGGCGGCATTACGGAAATCGCCACATCTGCTCCGGGCTACAACTCGATTTTGCCCAATACCTGCTCACCCCTGGCCCGTACCCTCAAACTTAACGGCTACTCCACGGCCCAGTTCGGTAAATGCCATGAAGTGCCCGTCTGGGAAACCAGCCCGATGGGTCCCTTTGATGCCTGGCCTACAGGCGGCGGTGGGTTTGAATACTTCTATGGCTTCATTGGCGGAGAAACCAACCAGTACTATCCCGCCCTCTATGAAGGAACAACCCCCGTCGAGCCGGAGAAGACCCCAGAGCAGGGCTACCACTTCACCGAAGACATGACCAACAAGGCGATCAAGTGGGTTAGCCAGCAAAAGGCGCTGATGCCCGATAAGCCCTTCTTTATCTACTTTGCGCCCGGTGCCACCCATGCGCCGCATCACGTCCCCAAAGAATGGGCCGACAAATATAAGGGCCAGTTTGACCAGGGCTGGGATAACCTGCGGGAACAGACCTTTGCCCGTCAGAAGCAACTGGGAGTGATTCCCCAAAACTGTCAGTTGACCGATCGCCATCCCCAAATTCCTGCCTGGGACACGATCTCCCCTGAAATGAAACCGATTCTAGCCCGTCAAATGGAGATTTATGCCGGGTTCCTGGAGCATACCGATCACCATATCGGACGGCTGATTGATGCCTTAGAGAATCTGGAAATTCTGGACGACACCCTGATTTACGTGATCATTGGCGATAATGGTGCTTCCGCCGAAGGATCGCTCCAGGGCTGCTTTAACGAAATGGCGCCCCTCACTGGGTTTGCCAACCTGGAGACGGCTGAATTTCTCACCGAGCGGTTGGATCAATTCGGCGGCCCTGAAGCGTACAACCACTATGCCGTTGGTTGGGCCCACGCGATGGGTACGCCCTATCAGTGGACCAAGCAGGTCGCCTCCCACTGGGGCGGCACCCGCAATGGGTTGATCGTGCACTGGCCCAGAGGGATTCAAGCCAAAGGCACCATTCGTACTCAGTTTCATCATGTGATTGACGTTGCGCCCACGATTCTGGAAGTCGCAGGACTGCCCGAACCGACCTTTGTCAATGGCGTGCAGCAGCGCCCGATCGAAGGGGTCAGCATGGCCTATTCCTTTAATGATGCTAGTGCGGCAGAACGGCGCCAAACCCAGTACTTCGAGATGTTAGGCAACCGGGGTATTTACCACAAGGGCTGGACGGCTGTGACCCGCCACCGCACTCCCTGGGAGACGGGCATGGTCAAACTGCCAGCCTTTGATGATAATGTCTGGGAGTTGTATGATACCAACACGGATTGGACTCAGTCGAAGGATCTGGCCAAGGAGCATCCGCAAAAACTCCACGAACTGCAACGGCTGTGGTTGATCGAGGCAACGAAATATAATGTGCTGCCCCTGGACGATCGCTTTGCCGAGCGGGCTAACCCTGAGATTGCGGGGCGTCCCCAACTGATTAAAGGCACACGGCAAATCCTGTTTGGCGGTATGGGGCGGCTGAGCGAAAGTTCGATCGTCAATTTTAAGAATAAATCCCATGCTGTCACCGCTGAGGTGGTTGTACCGGAATCTGGTGCGGAGGGGGTGATTGTTGCCCAGGGTGGGTTAACGGGCGGCTGGAGCCTCTACACCAAGGGAGGCAAACCCAAGTACTGCTATAACTTCTATGGTGTCGATCGGTACACCATAGAAGGCACAATCCCCATCCCGCCCGGAACCCATCAGGTTCGCATGGAGTTTGCCTACGACGGCGGCGGACTGGCCAAAGGTGGTACCGTTACCCTCTATGTAGATGGGCAAAAAGCAGGTGAAGGCAGAGTCGATCGGACAGAGCCAATAGTTTTCTCTGCTGATGAAACCTGTGATGTCGGCTTTGAAGCCGGTTCACCTGTGACCTACGACTATCCAACCCCAGGCGGTAAGTTCAGCGGCGATGTCAACTGGGTTCAAATTGACGTCGATAAAGACGCCGAAGATTCGGATCACCTGATCTCGCCGGAAGAACGGTTGCGTGTAGCGATGGCGATACAGTAG
- a CDS encoding transposase, which translates to MLPLLKAIFFASHPKKVKGRKRHIVVDVVGLVLGCYVTAANTPDVKAAPAVLVWVLEMFGRITKVLADQGYRGDLGALIQHFFGQQQRLVEVELSQRASDAKGFQVESKRWIVERTWSWLENARILMRDYERLPENHEGMIYVVMIRLMLRRLTKNRRTWNAKTA; encoded by the coding sequence TTGCTGCCTCTCCTCAAAGCCATCTTTTTCGCATCGCACCCCAAGAAAGTGAAAGGACGTAAACGCCATATCGTGGTGGATGTAGTGGGACTCGTGTTAGGGTGTTATGTCACTGCTGCCAACACCCCGGATGTGAAGGCGGCCCCTGCCGTTTTGGTCTGGGTGTTAGAGATGTTTGGGCGGATTACCAAAGTCCTGGCAGACCAAGGATACCGAGGGGATTTGGGGGCATTGATTCAGCACTTTTTTGGTCAGCAGCAGCGATTGGTTGAAGTCGAGTTGAGTCAACGAGCATCGGACGCGAAAGGCTTTCAAGTCGAATCGAAACGTTGGATTGTCGAACGGACTTGGAGTTGGCTAGAAAATGCTCGCATCCTCATGCGGGACTATGAACGGTTGCCTGAAAATCACGAGGGAATGATTTATGTCGTCATGATTCGGTTAATGCTGCGGAGATTAACAAAGAATCGTCGAACATGGAATGCAAAAACTGCTTAA
- a CDS encoding ShlB/FhaC/HecB family hemolysin secretion/activation protein, producing MNIQHLAAPWYLLCLLSPVLLQAGALAQSLKIAQTPPIQRPDARPPLFDPGVGQPPSREPLPQPEIEPLPPPEQLLPPSPTTPTTPGEVPPIEAPQTIRVKRFVITGSTVFSEQELVAAIAKVIGPLGPEGRNVSLAELFQARSAVTDYYTSRGYITSGAFIPPQKLQDGVVEIRVLEGSLEDIRVTGLKRLNPGYISSRIAIATRAPLNRDRLLQALQLLQLNPLVASISAELSAGSRPGTSLLEVRVTEARSAFATFTVDNQRVPSVGSVRGQLLGTELNLLGFGDAISLSFTKTQGSNALDFSYTVPLSPYDTTLGFSAGFSNSQVIEAPFDVLNIQSESYYLELTGRQPIIRTPTQELALGLTLSTRRTKTTFLEDRLPFSSPGADAEGQTKASVIRFFQEYTTRSSQSVFAVRSQFNLGVEALGATVNESPPDTRFFSWRGQAQWVRLLAPDTILLVRGDLQLADRPLLPIEQFGIGGLLSVRGYRQDLLLTDNGLFASVETRIPVLRFPQQQALVFFTPFVDFGKGWNRSPGPDPDPGTLVSTGFGFRLQISNNFNAQLVFGFPLVKVNSQKETLQEKGIYFSVIYTP from the coding sequence GTGAATATTCAGCATCTAGCGGCCCCCTGGTATTTGCTGTGTCTGCTGTCGCCTGTTCTGTTGCAAGCGGGTGCGTTGGCTCAATCTCTCAAAATTGCTCAGACACCCCCCATCCAAAGACCCGATGCCCGCCCGCCGTTATTCGATCCGGGAGTAGGGCAACCTCCTTCCAGGGAGCCACTGCCGCAGCCAGAAATTGAGCCATTACCCCCTCCAGAACAGTTACTTCCTCCCTCTCCGACCACGCCCACTACTCCAGGTGAGGTTCCTCCGATCGAGGCCCCCCAGACCATCCGGGTAAAACGCTTTGTAATCACGGGCAGCACCGTATTTTCAGAACAGGAATTGGTGGCTGCGATCGCAAAGGTGATTGGCCCACTGGGGCCGGAGGGGCGAAATGTATCTCTGGCAGAACTGTTTCAGGCCCGATCTGCCGTCACCGACTACTACACCAGTCGGGGTTATATTACCTCCGGTGCCTTCATTCCACCCCAGAAACTGCAAGATGGCGTAGTAGAAATTCGCGTGTTAGAAGGCAGCCTGGAAGATATTCGGGTCACAGGACTGAAGCGGTTGAATCCGGGCTATATTTCCAGCCGGATTGCGATCGCCACCAGAGCACCCCTGAATCGCGATCGCCTGTTGCAAGCCCTGCAACTGTTGCAACTGAATCCGTTAGTAGCCAGTATTTCAGCAGAATTATCCGCCGGATCTCGTCCGGGCACTAGCTTGCTAGAGGTGAGAGTAACCGAAGCCCGGTCTGCCTTTGCCACCTTTACCGTAGATAATCAGCGAGTGCCTAGCGTCGGGTCAGTGCGGGGGCAGCTTTTGGGAACCGAGTTGAATTTACTGGGATTTGGCGACGCGATCAGTCTCTCTTTTACTAAAACTCAGGGAAGTAATGCACTCGACTTTAGTTACACCGTTCCCCTCAGTCCCTATGACACAACCCTGGGTTTCAGTGCCGGATTCTCTAACAGTCAGGTGATTGAAGCACCTTTTGATGTCTTAAATATTCAATCCGAATCCTATTATCTGGAATTGACAGGTCGCCAGCCGATTATCCGGACTCCAACCCAGGAACTGGCATTGGGTCTGACACTCAGCACTCGTCGCACCAAAACTACCTTTTTAGAAGATCGGTTGCCATTTTCCAGTCCCGGAGCTGATGCAGAGGGGCAGACCAAAGCCTCTGTCATTCGCTTTTTCCAGGAATACACTACCCGCAGTAGCCAGTCTGTGTTTGCGGTGCGATCGCAATTTAATCTGGGTGTAGAAGCCCTCGGTGCGACCGTCAATGAATCGCCTCCGGATACCCGGTTCTTTTCCTGGAGAGGTCAGGCGCAATGGGTACGGTTGTTAGCACCTGATACGATCCTCCTGGTGCGGGGTGACTTGCAACTGGCCGATCGGCCACTGTTGCCCATCGAACAGTTTGGCATTGGCGGTCTTTTAAGCGTCCGGGGCTATCGGCAGGATCTATTGCTTACCGACAATGGTCTATTCGCCTCCGTTGAAACCCGGATTCCAGTCCTGCGCTTTCCCCAACAACAAGCCCTGGTGTTTTTCACTCCCTTTGTAGATTTTGGTAAAGGCTGGAATCGTTCACCTGGCCCTGATCCGGATCCCGGTACTCTGGTTTCTACTGGATTTGGCTTCCGCCTCCAGATCAGCAATAACTTTAATGCTCAGCTTGTGTTCGGGTTTCCACTGGTCAAAGTAAACTCCCAAAAAGAAACTCTGCAGGAAAAGGGAATTTATTTTTCAGTCATTTACACCCCTTAA
- the sppA gene encoding signal peptide peptidase SppA, protein MVWPFKPRARKQIARIEINGAIAAGTRKRVLEALKIVEERKFPALLLRIDSPGGTVGDSQEIYEALKRLQEKVKIVASFGNISASGGVYIGMGAPHIMANPGTITGSIGVILRGNNLERLLERVGVSFKVVKSGPYKDILAFDREMSDSERHILQELIDISYQQFVKTVAEGRKLAEDVVRSFADGRIFTGQQALELGIVDRLGTEEDARRWAAELAGLDPDKTRCFTLEERKPLLNRLISREESQQRSALLSLAGLPPQATEWLSFELETNGLPLWLYRP, encoded by the coding sequence ATGGTTTGGCCATTTAAGCCTCGTGCTCGGAAGCAAATTGCTCGAATTGAAATTAATGGCGCGATCGCGGCAGGAACTCGTAAACGGGTTCTGGAAGCGCTGAAAATTGTTGAGGAGCGAAAATTCCCCGCCCTGCTGCTGCGCATCGATAGTCCGGGTGGAACGGTGGGAGATTCCCAGGAAATTTATGAAGCGTTGAAACGGCTGCAGGAGAAAGTCAAGATTGTCGCCAGCTTTGGCAATATCTCGGCTTCTGGTGGGGTGTATATCGGCATGGGAGCGCCTCATATTATGGCCAATCCCGGAACGATCACGGGCAGTATTGGGGTGATTCTGCGGGGCAATAATTTAGAGCGCCTGCTGGAACGGGTGGGCGTGTCCTTCAAGGTCGTGAAATCTGGCCCCTATAAAGATATCCTGGCCTTCGATCGGGAAATGAGCGACTCGGAACGCCACATTTTGCAGGAGTTGATTGATATCAGCTACCAGCAATTTGTGAAAACAGTGGCAGAAGGCCGTAAATTAGCAGAAGACGTCGTTAGAAGCTTTGCCGATGGTCGCATTTTTACCGGACAGCAAGCCCTGGAACTGGGAATCGTCGATCGCTTAGGAACCGAAGAAGATGCCCGTCGCTGGGCTGCAGAACTAGCTGGTCTCGATCCAGACAAGACCCGCTGTTTTACGCTGGAAGAACGCAAACCCTTGTTGAACCGTCTCATTTCCAGGGAAGAAAGCCAGCAGCGATCGGCCTTGCTTTCCCTGGCAGGTCTTCCTCCCCAGGCAACCGAGTGGCTGTCATTTGAACTGGAAACCAATGGATTACCGCTCTGGCTATACAGACCTTAG
- a CDS encoding DMT family transporter, with translation MHSSTAPKLPFYPLLLIAPFFFWGTAMVAMKGVIPNTTPLFMAGVRLVPAGLLVLATAVIARKPQPQGWKAWLWIALFGLVDGAMFQGFLAEGLVRTGAGLGSVMIDSQPLAVALMARWLFGEQIRLWGWLGLALGIVGISLLGLPDEWILNLLQGKVSLDGGQLGIHLLADLFQNGQWLMLLASLSMAVGTVLMRYVSRHADPVAATGWHMILGGLPLFALSAQFETAQFVHLDASNWLSMAYSTIFGSAVSYGLFFYFASRGSLTSLSSLTFLTPVFALIFGNLFLSEMLSPIQWVGVGLTLLSIYLINQRDVLAQKFQATAAIATSDSVIPQTHPAPLPGVAVLSNVLPKE, from the coding sequence ATGCATTCATCCACCGCTCCGAAACTGCCCTTCTATCCCCTGCTGCTGATTGCCCCCTTCTTCTTTTGGGGCACGGCGATGGTGGCGATGAAGGGAGTGATTCCTAACACCACACCGTTGTTTATGGCTGGAGTCCGCCTGGTGCCTGCAGGGCTGCTAGTGTTAGCCACGGCGGTGATTGCCAGGAAGCCGCAGCCTCAAGGATGGAAAGCCTGGTTGTGGATCGCCTTATTTGGCCTGGTAGATGGAGCAATGTTTCAGGGGTTTCTGGCAGAAGGACTGGTGCGAACTGGCGCAGGCTTGGGATCTGTGATGATTGATTCCCAACCGCTGGCTGTGGCTCTGATGGCTCGCTGGCTGTTTGGTGAACAGATTCGGTTGTGGGGTTGGCTAGGTTTAGCGTTGGGGATTGTAGGAATTAGTTTGTTGGGATTACCCGACGAGTGGATTCTCAACCTGCTGCAAGGCAAGGTTTCCCTGGATGGGGGGCAATTGGGTATCCATTTACTGGCTGACCTGTTCCAGAACGGGCAATGGTTAATGCTACTGGCTTCCCTGTCGATGGCCGTAGGTACGGTGTTGATGCGCTACGTCAGTCGTCATGCTGATCCGGTTGCGGCTACAGGCTGGCACATGATTCTGGGCGGTTTGCCCCTGTTTGCCTTGTCTGCCCAATTTGAAACGGCTCAGTTTGTGCATCTAGATGCCTCTAACTGGCTGTCGATGGCCTATTCCACGATATTTGGCAGCGCTGTTTCCTATGGTCTGTTCTTCTACTTTGCCTCTCGTGGCAGTCTTACCAGCCTTAGTTCGTTGACGTTTCTAACTCCCGTCTTTGCTCTGATCTTCGGCAACCTGTTCCTGAGTGAAATGCTGAGTCCGATCCAATGGGTCGGTGTGGGGTTAACCCTGCTCAGCATTTATTTGATTAATCAACGGGATGTGCTGGCTCAGAAGTTTCAAGCTACTGCCGCGATCGCCACGTCCGATTCCGTAATTCCGCAAACCCATCCTGCTCCTCTACCAGGGGTCGCGGTACTCTCAAATGTGTTGCCCAAAGAGTAA
- a CDS encoding ISLre2 family transposase, which produces MNIPATLDLNQAIETFKQTIAPLLAVGEISSWDGVALKAREEAIRAAALVLAGQVIALLLHELSEHPDSQREANQRTRSSRGFMARSQGKRRVKVLTVGNVVVEFKVGYILNGVSQQKRKGKRKAGQRGPSQGQGFYPLLRWLGLEEQVSPLVWSVVAAAGMLSRSFAQATEQLQQWGIELSEKRVVRLTYGFGQIGLALTDQWLAQLQQGQLPTGQTFEGQRVGLSVDGGRTRLRYNKRGRRRATKRRGYRGHWREPKLFTLYAIDEQGQRINTVKLPVINDGTFTGIEGFMSLLEMYLVKLGVVHAQQVLLLADGAPWIWHRIPALLERLGLPKDRLIELIDFYHASQHLKDFAEAAFSKAQVARKWFEAARSSLKRGKLAQLLTQMQQILAQKHTRQQRKAMTTPFNYFNDQPQRFAYGQVQAMNLPIGSGAIESLIRQVVNLRLKGNGKFWLPEHAEILLQGRCYWAAGRWDTFCAEILTAKLDAKRLEIVEPNASDLAVA; this is translated from the coding sequence ATGAATATACCTGCAACCCTGGATCTCAACCAAGCCATTGAAACATTTAAGCAAACCATTGCCCCACTGCTGGCCGTGGGGGAAATTTCCAGTTGGGATGGAGTGGCGTTGAAAGCACGGGAGGAGGCAATCCGCGCCGCGGCTCTGGTGCTAGCCGGCCAGGTGATTGCCCTGCTGCTGCACGAACTCAGTGAGCATCCAGATAGCCAACGAGAAGCCAACCAACGGACCCGCTCATCACGAGGCTTCATGGCTCGCAGTCAAGGCAAACGCCGGGTCAAGGTATTAACCGTAGGCAATGTCGTCGTTGAGTTCAAGGTGGGCTACATTCTCAATGGGGTCTCCCAGCAGAAGCGGAAAGGCAAGCGGAAAGCCGGTCAACGGGGGCCATCCCAGGGACAGGGATTCTATCCCCTGCTGCGTTGGTTGGGACTGGAAGAGCAAGTCAGTCCCCTGGTTTGGAGCGTGGTTGCAGCGGCAGGGATGCTGTCGAGGTCCTTTGCGCAAGCGACTGAGCAGTTGCAGCAATGGGGCATTGAGTTGAGTGAGAAACGGGTGGTGCGACTGACCTATGGTTTTGGTCAAATCGGCCTGGCGTTAACCGACCAGTGGCTGGCTCAGTTGCAGCAAGGCCAACTGCCCACTGGCCAGACCTTTGAGGGACAGAGAGTGGGGTTGAGTGTCGATGGCGGGCGCACCCGGTTGCGATACAACAAACGGGGTAGACGACGGGCGACCAAGCGGCGGGGGTATCGGGGGCATTGGCGAGAACCCAAACTATTCACCCTCTATGCCATCGATGAGCAGGGCCAGCGCATCAATACAGTCAAATTACCGGTCATTAATGACGGCACCTTTACCGGTATCGAAGGATTCATGAGCCTGCTGGAGATGTATCTGGTCAAATTGGGGGTTGTGCATGCCCAGCAAGTGTTGCTGCTAGCCGATGGCGCTCCTTGGATTTGGCACCGGATTCCCGCCCTTCTGGAACGCTTGGGCCTGCCCAAAGACCGACTGATTGAGTTGATTGACTTTTACCATGCCAGTCAGCATTTGAAGGATTTTGCTGAGGCGGCTTTTAGCAAAGCTCAAGTGGCACGGAAATGGTTCGAGGCGGCTCGTTCTAGCCTCAAACGGGGTAAGTTGGCGCAACTCCTGACACAGATGCAGCAGATTCTGGCTCAGAAACACACGCGCCAACAACGCAAGGCAATGACAACCCCATTCAACTACTTTAATGACCAACCCCAGCGCTTTGCCTATGGGCAGGTACAGGCAATGAATCTACCGATTGGCAGTGGAGCCATTGAGAGTCTAATCCGCCAGGTGGTCAACCTGCGGCTCAAGGGAAATGGCAAGTTTTGGTTGCCTGAACATGCAGAAATTCTGCTTCAAGGTCGCTGTTATTGGGCGGCAGGACGATGGGACACCTTCTGTGCTGAAATTTTGACTGCCAAACTCGATGCCAAGCGGCTAGAAATTGTCGAGCCCAATGCGAGTGACTTAGCGGTGGCCTAA
- the gatB gene encoding Asp-tRNA(Asn)/Glu-tRNA(Gln) amidotransferase subunit GatB produces MTASAPAKTQYEAVIGLETHCQLNTATKIFSPSSTQFGEPPNTLIDPVCMGLPGTLPVLNQKVLESAVKTGLALNCQIAPYSKFDRKQYFYPDLPKNYQISQYDLPIAEHGWLEIELVDKETNTATRKRIGITRLHMEEDAGKLVHGGSDRLAGSTYSLVDYNRAGVPLLEIVSEPDIRSGQEAAEYAQELRRILRYLGVSDGNMQEGSLRCDVNISVRPVGQKEFGTKVEIKNMNSFNAIQRAIEYEIERQIAAIEAGERLIQETRLWEEGSQRTISMRTKEGSSDYRYFPEPDLGPIEVSPEQLEEWRSQLPELPAQKRHRYEEELGLSAYDARVLTNDRAIAEYFEATLAAGAPAKQAANWIMGDISAYLNSNTGLTITDLALKPDNLAELIGLIEDRTISNAAAKTILPELLTQGGSPNAIVEREGLGQISDTGALETAIAEVLAENPNELEQYRNGKTKLLGFFVGQVMKKTGGRADPKLTNQLLAKKLNG; encoded by the coding sequence ATGACCGCATCGGCTCCTGCAAAAACACAGTATGAAGCAGTAATTGGACTGGAAACGCACTGCCAGCTCAACACGGCCACAAAAATTTTTTCTCCTAGCTCAACTCAGTTTGGTGAACCGCCGAATACATTAATCGATCCGGTTTGTATGGGCTTGCCGGGTACGTTGCCTGTGCTGAATCAAAAGGTGCTGGAATCAGCAGTAAAGACTGGACTGGCGCTGAATTGTCAGATTGCTCCCTACAGCAAGTTCGATCGCAAGCAGTACTTTTATCCCGACCTGCCCAAGAATTATCAGATTTCCCAGTATGACCTGCCGATCGCGGAACATGGTTGGCTGGAAATTGAACTGGTGGATAAGGAAACGAATACGGCTACCCGGAAGCGGATTGGCATTACTCGCCTGCACATGGAAGAAGATGCCGGGAAACTGGTGCATGGGGGTAGCGATCGCCTCGCGGGTTCTACCTATTCCCTGGTGGACTATAACCGGGCTGGCGTGCCCCTGCTGGAAATTGTCTCGGAACCGGATATTCGCAGCGGCCAGGAAGCGGCGGAGTATGCCCAGGAGTTACGCCGAATTTTGCGCTATCTGGGGGTCAGTGACGGCAATATGCAGGAAGGCTCGCTCCGCTGTGATGTGAATATTTCCGTGCGTCCTGTGGGTCAGAAGGAGTTCGGCACCAAGGTCGAAATCAAAAACATGAATTCCTTCAATGCCATTCAACGGGCGATCGAATACGAAATCGAGCGGCAAATTGCAGCGATTGAAGCTGGAGAGCGACTGATACAAGAAACTCGCCTCTGGGAAGAAGGGTCACAACGGACAATCAGCATGCGAACCAAGGAAGGTTCCAGCGATTACCGCTACTTTCCCGAACCTGATCTAGGGCCAATTGAAGTTTCTCCGGAGCAATTGGAAGAGTGGCGATCGCAGTTACCGGAATTGCCCGCCCAGAAACGCCATCGCTATGAGGAAGAGTTGGGGCTGTCTGCTTATGATGCACGGGTGCTAACCAACGATCGGGCGATCGCCGAATACTTTGAAGCGACGCTGGCAGCAGGTGCTCCAGCTAAACAGGCGGCCAACTGGATCATGGGCGACATCAGCGCTTACCTGAACAGCAATACGGGCCTGACTATCACCGACCTGGCTCTCAAACCTGACAATCTGGCAGAACTGATTGGCCTGATCGAAGACCGCACGATCAGCAATGCTGCCGCGAAAACCATCCTGCCGGAATTGCTGACCCAAGGTGGCTCTCCCAATGCGATCGTGGAGCGGGAAGGTCTAGGCCAGATTTCGGATACGGGAGCGCTGGAAACCGCGATCGCTGAGGTGCTAGCAGAAAATCCCAACGAATTGGAGCAATATCGTAACGGGAAGACGAAACTGCTGGGTTTCTTCGTAGGCCAAGTCATGAAAAAAACCGGAGGCCGTGCCGATCCCAAGCTAACCAACCAACTATTGGCCAAGAAGTTGAATGGTTGA